One Methanocaldococcus villosus KIN24-T80 genomic window carries:
- a CDS encoding MJ0936 family phosphodiesterase — MKIGIISDTHDNLVNIRKAIEEFKKEGIDLLIHCGDFVSLFVIKEFYNINCDIIAVYGNNDGEREKLKEMLKNINKNNTIADFQSVEIDGLKFFITHGHYQEILDLAIASKLYDVIIYGHTHERVFENIDNTLIINPGECCGYLTGEATIGILDTEKREYKEIFL, encoded by the coding sequence GTGAAAATTGGAATTATCAGTGACACACATGATAACTTAGTGAATATAAGAAAAGCTATAGAAGAGTTTAAAAAAGAGGGCATAGATTTGCTTATTCACTGTGGGGACTTTGTAAGTTTATTTGTTATAAAAGAATTTTATAATATAAACTGTGACATTATAGCTGTTTATGGAAATAATGATGGTGAAAGAGAGAAGTTAAAAGAGATGTTAAAGAACATTAATAAAAATAATACAATAGCAGACTTTCAATCTGTTGAAATTGATGGTTTAAAGTTTTTCATAACCCATGGGCATTATCAAGAGATTTTAGATCTTGCTATAGCCTCAAAACTTTATGATGTTATTATTTATGGACACACACATGAAAGAGTTTTTGAGAATATTGATAACACATTAATAATAAATCCTGGAGAGTGCTGTGGTTATCTTACAGGAGAAGCAACTATAGGAATTTTAGATACAGAAAAGAGAGAATATAAAGAAATATTTTTGTAG
- the purM gene encoding phosphoribosylformylglycinamidine cyclo-ligase, with amino-acid sequence MITYKDAGVDIEFEDKVIKALTSKIKFKRNDFKPVLKYHYAGAVEFGDYYLVLTTDGVGSKMIVAEMANKFDTVAIDMIAMNVNDAICIGAEPIALVDYIACGRITEEIAEQIGEGLNRGAEEANINIIGGETATLPEMVNGIDLAGTVLAIVKKDKIITGEKVKEGDVIIGLRSSGIHSNGLTLARKVLFDIAKLQVFDKLSYGKTVAEELLTPTRIYVKPVLEMVNSLDIHGLAHITGGTYRKLRRLNSDVVYYINNLPEPQPIFKEIQRLGDIEIGEMFKTFNMGIGFCVITSEDNAKDVIKISKRYGIDAQIIGEVLKEFKINNKTINGKSVIEYKDNIIIL; translated from the coding sequence ATGATAACTTATAAAGATGCTGGGGTAGATATTGAGTTTGAAGATAAAGTAATAAAAGCTTTAACATCAAAAATAAAGTTTAAAAGAAATGATTTCAAGCCAGTATTAAAATACCATTATGCTGGGGCAGTAGAGTTTGGAGATTATTATTTAGTTTTAACAACTGATGGAGTAGGTAGCAAGATGATTGTTGCTGAGATGGCTAACAAGTTTGATACTGTGGCTATAGATATGATAGCTATGAATGTTAATGATGCTATTTGTATTGGGGCAGAACCTATTGCTTTAGTAGATTATATTGCATGTGGTAGGATAACAGAAGAGATTGCTGAGCAGATAGGGGAAGGGTTAAATAGAGGGGCTGAAGAGGCAAATATCAATATAATTGGTGGAGAAACTGCTACACTTCCTGAGATGGTTAATGGTATAGATTTAGCAGGAACTGTTTTGGCTATAGTTAAAAAGGATAAGATAATAACTGGAGAAAAGGTAAAAGAGGGAGATGTTATAATAGGACTTAGAAGTTCTGGGATACATAGTAATGGTTTAACATTAGCAAGAAAAGTATTATTTGATATAGCCAAGTTGCAGGTTTTTGATAAACTATCCTATGGAAAAACTGTAGCTGAAGAGTTATTAACCCCTACAAGGATATATGTTAAACCTGTTTTAGAGATGGTTAATAGCTTAGATATCCATGGGTTAGCTCATATAACAGGAGGAACTTATAGAAAGCTTAGAAGGTTGAATAGTGATGTTGTTTATTATATTAACAACCTTCCTGAACCACAACCTATATTTAAAGAGATTCAGAGGTTGGGAGATATAGAGATAGGGGAGATGTTTAAAACATTTAATATGGGTATAGGATTTTGTGTTATTACCTCTGAAGATAATGCCAAGGATGTTATAAAGATATCTAAGAGATATGGTATAGATGCACAAATTATTGGAGAAGTTTTAAAGGAGTTTAAAATTAATAATAAAACAATTAATGGAAAGAGTGTTATAGAATATAAGGACAACATTATTATCTTATGA
- a CDS encoding KamA family radical SAM protein: MFSILPELKEIFSKDDIEEIRESLFKYLNEFEYKVRNEGIIKNEIDRWLSLKAIQVFKNFISKEYEKIAGFSTLELMIKAYKGEIKNEAFLEEIKHLLLAISGKAKYSEGFLGEKLKDKIIDFSKLSGREAGKKRSEFLDEVYRVMKDYIKKYPCGLDKEVIERRRENKRLLMEFFGIDEEDWNDYKWQFKNIIKGKKGLEILKEMKFIDFPKEDFEVIEMAIEKGIPFGITPYYLHLFDFDKAYKYDLPIRRQVIPTRHYVEVMASKEKEEFDFMGELDTTPIDLVTRRYVTIAIIKPFESCPQICVYCQRNWMVKNFDEKAFSGWDKVEKALEWFAEHDSMIEILITGGDPFSLSDKAIERILNRIEDMDHVVGVRFGTRTLLTVPMRITENLLDILENFNDNKRVLIVTHAESAYEITPEVKETVKKINKRGINVYNQHVFHKFVSRRFENVALRIALKRAGIIPYYTFYPKGKYEHKEYLIPIARLCQEIKEEARLLPGTFRTDEAIFNVPRMGKLHMRSFQDRELIALKEDGSRVYLMHPWEKGIYKTKLYTYEDYPIKDYLDSLKKIGENIEDYWTIWYYY; encoded by the coding sequence ATGTTTTCAATATTACCAGAGCTAAAAGAAATTTTCAGCAAAGATGATATTGAGGAGATAAGAGAAAGTTTATTTAAATATTTAAATGAATTTGAATATAAGGTAAGGAATGAAGGAATTATTAAGAATGAGATAGATAGGTGGTTAAGTTTAAAAGCCATACAGGTATTTAAAAATTTCATTTCAAAAGAGTATGAAAAAATAGCAGGATTTTCTACTCTAGAATTAATGATAAAAGCATATAAAGGAGAGATAAAAAATGAAGCTTTCTTAGAAGAAATCAAGCATTTATTATTAGCTATATCTGGAAAAGCTAAATACTCAGAAGGATTTTTAGGGGAGAAATTAAAAGATAAAATTATAGATTTTTCAAAACTCAGTGGTAGAGAAGCTGGAAAGAAAAGATCTGAATTTTTAGATGAAGTTTATAGAGTAATGAAAGATTATATTAAAAAGTATCCCTGTGGTCTTGATAAGGAAGTTATTGAGAGAAGAAGGGAAAATAAAAGATTACTTATGGAATTTTTTGGAATAGATGAGGAGGATTGGAATGATTATAAATGGCAATTTAAAAATATAATAAAAGGTAAAAAAGGTCTAGAGATTTTAAAGGAAATGAAGTTTATAGATTTTCCAAAGGAAGATTTTGAAGTCATAGAAATGGCTATAGAAAAAGGAATTCCTTTTGGAATAACTCCATATTATTTACATTTGTTTGACTTTGATAAAGCATATAAGTATGATCTTCCCATTAGAAGGCAAGTGATTCCTACAAGACATTATGTTGAAGTTATGGCTTCTAAGGAAAAGGAAGAATTTGATTTCATGGGAGAGTTAGATACAACACCAATAGATCTTGTAACAAGAAGATATGTAACTATAGCCATAATAAAACCATTTGAATCTTGCCCACAAATATGTGTTTATTGCCAAAGAAACTGGATGGTAAAGAATTTTGATGAAAAAGCATTTTCTGGGTGGGATAAAGTTGAAAAAGCATTAGAGTGGTTTGCTGAACATGATTCAATGATAGAGATTTTAATAACTGGAGGAGATCCATTTAGTTTAAGTGATAAAGCAATTGAGAGAATATTAAATAGGATAGAAGATATGGATCATGTTGTTGGTGTTAGATTTGGGACAAGAACATTATTAACAGTTCCAATGAGAATAACAGAGAATTTGTTAGATATTTTGGAGAATTTTAATGATAATAAGAGAGTTTTAATTGTCACTCATGCAGAATCAGCTTATGAAATTACCCCAGAAGTTAAAGAAACTGTTAAAAAGATAAATAAAAGAGGTATTAATGTTTATAATCAGCATGTTTTTCATAAGTTTGTTAGTAGAAGGTTTGAAAATGTTGCTCTGAGAATAGCATTAAAAAGAGCAGGGATTATTCCATATTACACTTTTTATCCTAAAGGTAAATATGAACATAAGGAGTATTTAATACCTATAGCAAGATTGTGTCAAGAAATTAAGGAAGAAGCTAGGTTATTACCTGGAACATTTAGAACAGATGAAGCTATTTTTAATGTACCAAGAATGGGAAAATTACACATGAGATCTTTCCAAGATAGGGAGTTAATAGCTTTAAAAGAAGATGGAAGTAGGGTTTATTTAATGCATCCATGGGAGAAAGGAATATATAAGACTAAGCTATATACTTATGAAGATTACCCAATTAAAGATTATTTAGATAGTTTAAAGAAAATTGGAGAAAATATAGAAGATTATTGGACAATTTGGTATTATTACTAA
- the cbiD gene encoding cobalt-precorrin-5B (C(1))-methyltransferase CbiD: MIYDFRKKLKYGYTTGSCAAAGAFAALYFLKYNKKLDYVLIENSSGDKLIIPIEKLEKDKNRAKAVVRKYAGEDIDITDGIEVEVEVFLRNDGEIEIKGGKGIGIVTKDGLQIKKGEYAINPKPKEMIIKNILRLLDKGEGATVIISIPKGEELAKKTLNPKLGIVGGLSILGTTGIVKPMSNEAYIESLKLQIDVALANNYKDLVFVPGNIGRVYAKRILNVEEDRIVEVSNFWKELLDYANNKVEKITIFGHAGKIIKLAAGIYNTHSKVADARNEILAAYSSLFINNKDDIKKILYANTTEEVINILKKYNIVNDVFNLIAKRVIERAEERWNIKFNCIIIDMKGNILGKVVK, from the coding sequence ATGATTTATGACTTTAGAAAGAAGCTAAAATATGGCTACACAACAGGCTCATGTGCTGCTGCTGGAGCTTTTGCTGCCTTATATTTTTTAAAATATAATAAAAAGCTGGATTATGTATTAATAGAGAATAGTAGTGGAGATAAATTAATAATTCCAATAGAAAAATTAGAAAAAGATAAAAATAGAGCTAAAGCTGTTGTGAGGAAATATGCAGGTGAAGATATAGATATAACAGATGGTATAGAAGTGGAGGTTGAAGTTTTTCTAAGAAATGATGGTGAGATAGAGATAAAGGGTGGAAAAGGTATTGGGATAGTTACAAAAGATGGCTTACAAATTAAGAAGGGAGAATATGCAATAAATCCAAAACCAAAAGAGATGATAATAAAAAATATTTTAAGACTTTTAGATAAAGGTGAAGGGGCTACAGTAATAATTTCCATCCCTAAAGGAGAAGAATTAGCTAAAAAAACATTAAATCCAAAGCTTGGCATTGTAGGAGGTTTATCTATACTTGGAACAACAGGCATTGTAAAACCTATGTCAAATGAAGCATATATAGAATCATTAAAACTACAAATAGATGTAGCTTTAGCTAATAATTATAAGGATCTTGTTTTTGTTCCTGGAAATATTGGGAGAGTTTATGCTAAAAGAATACTTAATGTTGAAGAGGATAGGATAGTAGAAGTTTCTAATTTTTGGAAAGAGTTGTTAGATTATGCAAACAATAAAGTAGAAAAAATAACAATATTTGGGCATGCTGGGAAGATAATAAAACTTGCTGCAGGAATTTATAACACTCATTCAAAAGTAGCTGATGCAAGAAATGAGATATTGGCAGCATATTCATCTCTTTTTATAAACAATAAAGATGATATTAAAAAAATACTCTATGCCAATACTACAGAAGAAGTTATTAATATTTTGAAAAAGTATAATATTGTTAATGATGTTTTTAATCTAATAGCTAAGAGAGTTATAGAGAGGGCTGAAGAGAGGTGGAATATAAAATTCAATTGTATTATTATAGATATGAAAGGGAATATATTGGGAAAGGTGGTAAAGTGA
- a CDS encoding flippase, with the protein MSYKERVIKGVTWNFLLLILSAPIGYLVRMLYANEIPKLEVGLFYAVLDFCCMMAIFKDLGLSSALVKFIPKFLHEKRKDLVKSAIISVGVLQSSVSLIITILIILLSPLIAEYYINNQGQFTGHLDLVINVLIILSVGFWFQSIMDVISSSIQGFQNQKYRGTISFVRISLILILSAIFIYFFGFHNVFVPTYAYTLTPVLMILIYAYIFFKKIFPEFFEVKFLLSKKLIKDLFSYGIYIMIGSAGSLVLGYIDGICLTYFIGLNAVADYRNVAVPTVSVLSYFASSVTTVLFPLSSELWVKGYKKALGYGVEKICLYSFILVLPMAILMTYFPKVIINLFFNPQYLSAADAIRILSLGMIFMTLNNIGFTVLNGIGKPHLSTKILYVGAIFNLIFNILLIPKFGIVGASLTTVFGYLLMWILQVKYLNKFLNYSFLIKKWILVTLIGIFSLIPLIIITKIINNIILQLILGGIVYFGIYLIGIFGLRIIDVKEIYDMLNKIRGI; encoded by the coding sequence TTGAGTTATAAGGAGAGAGTTATAAAAGGTGTTACTTGGAATTTTTTACTCTTAATTTTATCAGCTCCAATTGGATATTTGGTTAGAATGCTTTATGCAAATGAAATTCCTAAGTTAGAGGTTGGTTTATTTTATGCTGTTTTAGACTTTTGTTGTATGATGGCTATTTTTAAGGATCTAGGATTAAGTTCAGCATTAGTAAAATTTATTCCAAAATTTTTACATGAGAAAAGGAAAGATTTGGTTAAGTCAGCAATAATTAGTGTTGGAGTTTTACAAAGTTCAGTTTCTTTAATTATAACAATTTTAATAATTTTATTATCTCCACTTATAGCTGAATATTACATAAATAATCAAGGTCAATTTACAGGGCATTTAGATTTAGTTATTAATGTTTTGATTATTTTAAGTGTAGGGTTTTGGTTTCAGAGTATCATGGATGTTATTTCTAGTTCTATTCAAGGATTTCAAAATCAAAAATATCGTGGAACAATAAGTTTTGTTAGAATATCTTTAATTTTGATTTTATCTGCAATATTTATTTATTTTTTTGGATTTCATAATGTTTTTGTCCCAACTTATGCTTATACATTAACCCCAGTTTTAATGATTTTGATTTATGCTTACATATTTTTTAAAAAGATTTTTCCAGAGTTCTTTGAAGTGAAATTTTTACTTTCAAAAAAATTAATTAAAGATTTATTTTCTTATGGAATTTATATAATGATAGGTAGTGCTGGAAGTCTTGTTTTGGGTTATATTGATGGAATTTGTTTAACTTATTTTATTGGTTTAAATGCAGTTGCTGATTATAGAAATGTAGCTGTGCCTACTGTTTCTGTATTAAGCTATTTTGCCTCTTCTGTTACTACTGTCCTCTTTCCTTTAAGCTCTGAGCTATGGGTAAAAGGTTATAAGAAGGCTTTAGGATATGGAGTAGAGAAGATCTGTTTATATTCTTTTATTTTAGTTTTACCTATGGCAATATTAATGACCTATTTTCCAAAGGTTATTATAAACTTATTTTTTAATCCTCAATATTTATCAGCAGCAGATGCTATAAGAATTTTAAGCCTAGGGATGATTTTTATGACATTAAATAATATAGGGTTTACAGTTTTAAATGGCATTGGGAAGCCACATTTATCAACTAAGATTTTATATGTTGGAGCTATTTTTAATTTAATTTTTAATATTTTGCTGATTCCAAAGTTTGGAATTGTTGGAGCTTCTTTAACAACAGTTTTTGGTTATTTATTAATGTGGATTTTACAAGTGAAATATTTAAATAAATTTTTAAATTATTCATTTTTGATTAAAAAGTGGATTTTAGTAACTTTAATAGGAATTTTTAGTTTGATTCCTTTAATAATAATAACAAAAATTATAAATAATATTATTTTACAGTTAATTTTAGGAGGAATAGTTTATTTTGGTATCTATTTAATCGGAATTTTTGGTTTAAGAATTATAGATGTAAAAGAGATTTATGATATGTTAAATAAAATAAGAGGGATTTAA
- a CDS encoding tRNA (N(6)-L-threonylcarbamoyladenosine(37)-C(2))-methylthiotransferase, with translation MKVYVEGYGCVLNQADTDIIRNSIKKEGFEITEDINEADIIIINTCVVRLETENRMIYRINELKKLNKFLVVAGCLPKALKEKIGDLPYIYPREAHRAGEILKEYLHKRKRENKEDHKTLYEKLKYISPKLITPLPICEGCLGNCSYCIVKIARGNLISYPKEKIVKKAEELIKGGTKCLFITAQDTACYGLDIGENLANLLNDICSIEGEFIIRVGMMHPKNLERIVDDLIEVYKNDKIGKFLHLPAQSGDDEILKLMNRGYTVDEFKSLVNEFRKKIKNLCFVTDIIVGFPGESDEHFMNTLEFLKEVKPDYIHGAKYSQRKGTLASKMKQVDTKIRKRRSEILDKLRRELSYINNKKYIGKSLRAIVVDKDKGYTENFKTVKLKCEEVGEFKKVKIKDAKTFCLIGEIE, from the coding sequence ATGAAGGTTTATGTAGAAGGTTATGGTTGTGTCTTAAATCAGGCTGATACTGATATTATTAGAAATTCTATAAAAAAAGAGGGATTTGAAATAACAGAAGATATTAATGAAGCTGATATTATAATAATAAACACTTGTGTGGTTAGATTAGAAACAGAAAATAGAATGATTTATAGAATAAATGAATTAAAGAAATTAAATAAATTCTTGGTTGTGGCTGGATGTTTACCAAAAGCTTTAAAAGAAAAAATAGGAGACCTACCCTATATATACCCAAGAGAAGCTCATAGAGCTGGAGAAATACTAAAAGAATATTTGCATAAAAGAAAGAGAGAGAATAAGGAGGATCATAAAACACTTTATGAAAAGCTAAAATATATTTCTCCAAAGCTAATAACCCCTCTCCCTATATGTGAAGGTTGCTTAGGAAATTGTTCATACTGTATAGTTAAAATAGCTAGGGGAAATCTTATTTCCTATCCTAAAGAAAAGATAGTTAAAAAAGCTGAAGAGTTAATTAAAGGAGGGACAAAATGCTTATTTATAACAGCTCAAGATACTGCTTGTTATGGTCTTGATATTGGAGAGAACTTAGCCAATTTACTAAATGATATCTGTTCAATAGAGGGGGAGTTTATAATAAGAGTGGGAATGATGCATCCAAAAAATTTAGAGAGGATTGTTGATGATTTAATAGAAGTTTATAAGAATGATAAGATAGGCAAATTTTTACATCTTCCAGCACAGAGTGGAGATGATGAAATATTAAAATTAATGAATAGGGGATATACTGTAGATGAGTTTAAATCATTAGTAAATGAATTTAGAAAAAAGATCAAAAATCTATGTTTTGTCACAGATATTATTGTAGGATTTCCTGGAGAGAGTGATGAACATTTTATGAATACTTTAGAATTTCTAAAAGAGGTTAAACCTGATTATATACATGGGGCAAAATACAGCCAGAGAAAAGGGACATTAGCAAGCAAGATGAAACAGGTTGATACAAAGATTAGAAAAAGAAGAAGTGAGATTTTAGATAAGCTTAGAAGGGAGCTAAGTTATATAAACAATAAAAAATATATTGGAAAAAGTTTAAGGGCAATTGTAGTAGATAAAGATAAGGGATATACAGAAAATTTTAAAACTGTAAAGCTTAAATGTGAAGAAGTTGGAGAATTTAAGAAAGTTAAAATAAAGGATGCTAAAACATTCTGCTTAATAGGGGAGATAGAATGA